A genomic segment from Amia ocellicauda isolate fAmiCal2 chromosome 13, fAmiCal2.hap1, whole genome shotgun sequence encodes:
- the lyar gene encoding cell growth-regulating nucleolar protein, which produces MVFFTCNACGESLKKGQVDKHVSVCRSCQSLSCIDCGKDFWGDDYKNHVKCITEDQKYGGKGYEAKSNKGDVKQQQWIQKIHEAMNKPGISPKLREVLQQVSSYDNVPRKKGKFQNWMKNSLKLNNQALQDQVWDIFSTATSSEPSQPQKCTNSQPDESEEKNQASVTEEKAPSKEKKKNKRERKEERQKKNKKEKKTLRLESQEEAEDDDQVPMHEAKGENGTENGHGLEDVTTSKKCKKRKHDNLEENPKSKQMKVEMDDDDDVDDAEGERENKGKFNWKGTIKSILKQSPEEGISIKKLRKKVLAAYYTVSGEDNHKTEEALFSLFNKKIHCNPKFRVLKEKVKLVQ; this is translated from the exons ATGGTTTTCTTCACCTGCAATGCATGTGGGGAGTCTCTGAAGAAGGGCCAAGTCGACAAGCATGTAAGTGTGTGTAGGAGCTGCCAGAGCTTGTCCTGCATCGACTGTGGTAAAGACTTCTG GGGTGATGATTACAAAAATCATGTCAAGTGCATAACTGAAGATCAAAAGTATGGAGGGAAAGGCTATGAAGCCAAGAGTAACAAAGGAGACGTGAAGCAGCAGCAATGGATTCAG AAAATTCACGAAGCAATGAATAAACCAGGGATAAGTCCAAAATTACGTGAGGTACTGCAGCAGGTGAGCTCCTACGACAATGTTCCtcggaaaaaaggaaaattccAG AACTGGATGAAGAACAGTTTAAAGCTCAATAACCAAGCTTTGCAAGACCAGGTGTGGGACATTTTTTCAACAGCAACAAGCAGT GAGCCCAGCCAGCCCCAGAAGTGCACAAACAGTCAGCCAGATGAGAGTGAAGAAAAAAACCAGGCCTCTGTGACCGAGGAGAAGGCCCCgtcaaaagagaagaaaaagaacaagCGGGAGCGTAAAGAAGAAAggcagaaaaagaacaagaaagagaagaaaacattgaGGCTGGAAAGCCAAGAGGAAGCTGAAGATGATGACCAGGTCCCAATGCATGAGGCTAAAGGCGAGAATGGGACAGAAAATGGCCATGGCCTCGAAGATGTGACAACGAGCAAGAAGTGCAAGAAACGTAAACACGACAATTTGGAAG AAAATCCCAAATCCAAGCAGATGAAGGTTGAaatggatgatgatgatgatgtagaTGATGCCGAgggcgagagagagaacaaAG GCAAATTCAATTGGAAAGGAACtattaaatctattttaaaacaatCCCCGGAAGAgggcatttcaataaaaaagctCAGAAAGAAG GTTCTAGCAGCGTATTATACCGTTAGTGGGGAAGATAATCACAAAACTGAGGAAGCGCTCTTCTCCCTGTTCAACAAGAAAATCCACTGCAATCCCAAGTTTAGagttttgaaagaaaaagtcaAGCTTGTGCAGTAA